A region of Chitinophaga flava DNA encodes the following proteins:
- a CDS encoding carboxylesterase family protein: MKYLLSALLIIILSLHHSLTFGQRNMQQIEVKITAGGKKNGALIQLPDDYNVSTRRYPIIIFLHGKSKSGNDLSKLALEGIPFWLDKGVKLEAVNPVDKQKYKFIVVMPQAPSFGLKPKEIMAVLDDLLQTYRIDTSRVYLTGYSAGGWAAVMAITESPAITKRIAAVVALSPTSLDDKNTKQFKLVANAGVHCWYFAGTKEPHFLEGVQSYIDSTNRYKPGLTKLTIHQNKHCCFKDFYDPRYKENGMNIYSWMLQYKRP; this comes from the coding sequence ATGAAATATTTATTATCTGCCCTGCTGATAATTATTTTATCGTTGCATCACTCCCTGACCTTCGGTCAGCGTAACATGCAGCAAATAGAAGTAAAAATAACAGCGGGTGGAAAAAAGAACGGGGCTTTGATACAGTTACCGGATGATTACAATGTGAGTACCCGTAGATACCCGATTATCATCTTCCTTCATGGGAAAAGTAAATCGGGCAATGATCTGAGTAAACTGGCACTGGAAGGTATCCCCTTCTGGCTGGATAAGGGTGTAAAACTCGAAGCGGTCAATCCCGTGGACAAACAAAAATACAAGTTCATCGTGGTGATGCCCCAGGCGCCCAGCTTCGGATTGAAACCCAAAGAAATCATGGCCGTACTGGACGACCTGCTGCAAACCTATCGCATAGACACTTCCCGTGTTTACCTGACCGGATACAGCGCCGGCGGCTGGGCTGCAGTGATGGCCATTACAGAAAGCCCTGCCATCACCAAACGTATTGCAGCGGTGGTGGCCTTGTCTCCTACTTCGCTGGATGACAAAAACACGAAACAGTTTAAACTGGTAGCAAATGCCGGCGTACACTGCTGGTATTTTGCTGGTACCAAAGAGCCCCATTTTCTGGAAGGCGTACAGTCCTATATCGACAGTACTAACCGCTACAAACCCGGGCTCACCAAACTCACCATCCATCAGAACAAACATTGCTGCTTTAAGGATTTTTATGATCCCCGCTATAAGGAAAACGGCATGAACATCTATTCATGGATGCTGCAATACAAACGACCTTAA
- a CDS encoding acyltransferase family protein, with protein sequence MKIYFKNLDGIRFIAALLVILHHAQFFKSHFKVDAFSFLNEAFVSTGRIGVNLFFVLSGFLISYLLLSEQAQTGTINFKHFYVRRILRIWPLYLAYGIGLTLIAPFMFKVLHLPATTDWMVIGTNLFFLLLFAVNIQLAFFPYNNGIVEITWSVCIEEQFYLLWPLLLIFFRKRLKTLFIILISMGFISKLFCVIVPLYYNVSTTHLLETSYLLLFDKLELFGTGMLAAYVLFHREAYTNFLRRGFSKPLQWLMLVIMVLVAFSVLKIPVVSKYYFDHFIHAALFGYLMLAAVSENSILNLELPVFKTLGKISYGIYMFHTPICQLLMMGFQRIFGAQKSILVYELLYPVACVVLTCIIAYFSYEWYEKRFLSMKQKYALVKTRI encoded by the coding sequence ATGAAAATTTATTTTAAAAATCTGGATGGCATCAGGTTTATAGCAGCACTGCTGGTTATTCTGCACCATGCACAATTTTTTAAATCGCATTTTAAGGTAGATGCGTTTTCCTTCCTCAACGAGGCTTTCGTAAGCACCGGACGGATAGGCGTAAACCTCTTCTTTGTATTAAGCGGGTTCCTGATTAGTTATCTGCTGTTGAGTGAGCAAGCGCAAACAGGCACTATTAATTTCAAACACTTCTATGTTCGCAGGATACTCCGTATATGGCCGCTCTACCTGGCCTACGGCATAGGCCTGACCCTGATCGCGCCATTCATGTTTAAGGTGTTGCATCTCCCTGCCACGACTGACTGGATGGTGATAGGGACCAATCTGTTTTTCCTGCTGCTCTTTGCGGTCAACATACAGCTGGCCTTTTTTCCCTACAACAACGGCATTGTGGAAATTACCTGGTCTGTTTGTATAGAAGAACAGTTTTATCTGCTTTGGCCGCTGCTGCTGATATTTTTCCGCAAGCGGCTCAAGACATTATTTATTATTCTGATCAGCATGGGTTTTATCAGCAAGTTGTTTTGTGTGATAGTGCCTTTATATTATAACGTATCTACTACTCATCTGCTGGAAACAAGCTATCTGCTGCTGTTCGACAAACTGGAGCTTTTTGGTACAGGTATGCTGGCGGCTTATGTCTTATTTCACAGGGAAGCATATACGAATTTCCTGCGCAGGGGCTTCAGCAAACCCCTTCAGTGGCTGATGCTCGTAATCATGGTACTGGTGGCATTTTCTGTTTTAAAAATACCAGTGGTGAGCAAATATTATTTTGATCACTTCATCCACGCCGCACTGTTTGGATATCTCATGCTGGCCGCGGTTTCGGAAAACAGTATCTTAAACCTGGAGCTGCCGGTATTCAAAACACTGGGTAAAATCTCCTATGGCATCTATATGTTCCATACGCCTATCTGTCAATTGCTGATGATGGGGTTTCAGCGGATTTTCGGGGCGCAAAAATCGATTCTGGTTTATGAGTTATTATATCCGGTAGCCTGCGTTGTGCTCACCTGTATTATTGCCTATTTCAGCTATGAATGGTATGAGAAGCGCTTCCTGAGTATGAAGCAGAAATATGCACTGGTGAAAACAAGAATATAA
- a CDS encoding PKD domain-containing protein, whose product MKNRTNLKTFSGTILALFILIPFVCWAQGDQTAIKVKVTPSGLTTNAWLHLPDDYSTTNTNYPLIIFLHGLGEGGTDINAVLGQGLPKAIANGAKMNFTVGGKLYKFIVVSPQIEGGWAKDFMVQAVLEDMKAKYRVDVSRIYLTGLSAGGYGTWNYVTSSKAYADNIAAIVPVSPAAISAEQANSLCNTVVAAGVPVWSFAGSGSSDAAFLSNMQSYEQKYNSCNPDVKAVSRIVYGSGHDGGTWDKVYNPGHTYQQPNIYEWMLQFTNKSVTQPVNHPPVIVLAKSSISVKAPVSTILLDGTASYAPNSRITKYRWEKISGPSQGVLISPDAASVTLSSPAVGNYVLSLTVTNAQGVSSTANATVTVNATGSSVACNCKHVIQPGPGGGIYSDGSLRNVQPGDTICIPAGNYPYIQFFNYKGSPEKPLVFINCGGQVRVGDGGNYGLIFNHSQYFKVTGSGSDDKYGFYIDGVGKLLSSGLAMGKGCTDYEAERIEVARAAAGVLAKINPDCDPINQYPNFTIRNLSFHDLYVHDTGGEGLYIGHTLPNGIDVTCSDGSVVHVLPPRIYNLKIYNVITRNTGWDGIQVASTPEGAEIFNNEVYNFGTENKGSQQAGIIMGGESRGVIYNNKVIKGTGNAIEVFGTGLTKVYNNIISDCGWDGTATGQDAIFVDDRPTRNNYKPLQVYLLNNTVVNSRRSGIMILSTYGTVGTDNLLYNNLIVGGGSSVSGDRGFVNIMRGIEYKSSSNLYLANEGVAGFRDAPEKDFHLVAGSPAVDKGMDLTSYGITSDFDGDVRPYNRIFDVGADEYSGETPGNRPPVARAGNNISITLPVNSVQLDGSASSDPDGTIISYEWEKIGGPAATIVSPASARTAVSGLVVGSYTFELTVTDNKGITAKDRVTVTVYPEGHKSPVANAGRSVTITLPVSAVKLDGSASYSPDGQLVKYFWQRIFGDVGAQIISADKDIAFVTGLVKGLYEFMLTVTDDKGENASATVTLTVLDDNDHGSRRIVLFPNPSSDFLQLRLDEALTDNISVHIYSITGKLIQTYTFKQGTTVQEQLDIRKLVPGIYMLQITNGKDFNETIKFVKS is encoded by the coding sequence GTGAAAAACCGAACTAATCTTAAGACGTTCTCTGGGACTATATTGGCATTATTTATCCTTATACCATTTGTATGTTGGGCCCAGGGAGACCAGACAGCCATTAAAGTAAAAGTTACGCCTTCCGGATTGACCACCAACGCCTGGCTTCATCTGCCAGATGATTACTCCACCACCAATACAAATTATCCCCTGATTATTTTCCTGCATGGGCTGGGGGAGGGAGGAACGGACATCAATGCGGTATTGGGGCAGGGGCTTCCCAAAGCCATTGCCAACGGGGCTAAAATGAATTTTACGGTAGGCGGGAAATTGTACAAGTTTATTGTGGTATCACCGCAGATAGAAGGCGGCTGGGCCAAGGACTTTATGGTACAGGCGGTGCTGGAAGATATGAAAGCAAAGTATCGTGTTGATGTCTCCAGGATTTATCTTACCGGTTTAAGTGCGGGCGGCTATGGCACCTGGAACTATGTAACCAGCAGTAAGGCTTATGCAGACAACATTGCAGCTATTGTTCCGGTATCTCCGGCGGCTATCTCCGCTGAGCAGGCCAACAGCCTTTGCAATACCGTTGTAGCTGCTGGCGTACCAGTATGGTCTTTTGCCGGCAGCGGCAGCAGTGATGCTGCGTTTTTATCCAACATGCAGTCTTATGAACAGAAATACAACAGCTGTAACCCCGACGTAAAGGCTGTCTCCAGGATTGTTTATGGTAGTGGCCACGATGGCGGTACCTGGGATAAAGTATACAATCCCGGTCACACCTACCAGCAGCCTAATATCTACGAATGGATGCTGCAATTCACCAATAAAAGCGTTACACAACCAGTCAATCATCCTCCGGTAATAGTGCTCGCCAAAAGCAGCATCAGCGTAAAAGCGCCTGTGAGTACCATATTGCTCGACGGAACCGCATCCTATGCACCTAACAGCAGGATCACCAAATACCGCTGGGAAAAGATATCAGGGCCTTCGCAAGGTGTGCTGATATCTCCGGATGCAGCCTCTGTAACACTCAGCAGCCCGGCAGTTGGCAACTATGTGCTGAGCCTGACTGTTACAAACGCACAGGGCGTGTCCAGCACCGCTAACGCCACTGTAACAGTCAATGCCACCGGCTCTTCAGTAGCCTGCAATTGTAAACATGTGATCCAGCCCGGCCCGGGCGGAGGTATCTACAGCGACGGGAGCCTACGGAATGTACAACCCGGCGATACCATCTGTATACCTGCAGGCAACTATCCATACATACAGTTCTTTAATTATAAAGGCTCTCCCGAAAAACCGCTGGTATTTATCAACTGCGGAGGGCAGGTAAGGGTGGGGGATGGGGGGAATTACGGATTGATCTTTAACCATTCGCAATATTTTAAAGTAACCGGTTCCGGCAGCGACGATAAGTACGGCTTTTATATTGACGGTGTAGGAAAGCTTCTCAGCAGCGGACTGGCCATGGGCAAAGGATGTACAGACTATGAAGCAGAAAGGATTGAAGTAGCCAGAGCAGCCGCCGGCGTCCTCGCCAAAATCAACCCCGATTGTGACCCTATCAACCAATACCCCAACTTCACTATCCGCAACCTCAGCTTTCACGATCTTTATGTACATGATACAGGCGGAGAAGGTCTTTACATAGGACATACACTACCCAACGGCATAGATGTTACCTGCAGCGATGGCAGTGTTGTTCATGTGCTGCCTCCCCGGATCTATAATCTGAAAATATATAACGTCATCACCCGGAATACAGGATGGGATGGGATTCAGGTTGCCTCCACACCGGAAGGTGCAGAAATATTCAACAACGAAGTATACAATTTCGGCACGGAAAATAAAGGCAGCCAGCAAGCTGGTATTATCATGGGCGGGGAATCCCGTGGAGTAATCTATAACAACAAGGTGATCAAAGGGACCGGTAATGCCATCGAAGTATTTGGTACCGGCCTGACTAAAGTATACAACAATATCATCAGCGATTGTGGCTGGGATGGCACTGCCACCGGGCAGGACGCCATTTTTGTAGATGACAGGCCTACCCGTAATAATTACAAACCTCTGCAGGTATATCTGCTGAATAATACTGTTGTCAACTCCAGGCGAAGCGGTATTATGATATTAAGCACCTACGGTACCGTCGGTACAGACAACCTCCTGTACAATAACCTGATCGTGGGTGGCGGCTCTTCTGTTAGTGGAGATAGGGGATTTGTCAATATCATGAGGGGGATAGAGTATAAATCGTCCAGCAATCTTTACCTGGCGAATGAGGGTGTAGCCGGCTTCAGAGATGCGCCGGAAAAGGATTTTCACCTGGTGGCAGGATCTCCGGCTGTTGACAAAGGAATGGACCTGACCAGCTACGGTATTACTTCAGATTTCGACGGGGATGTAAGGCCTTACAACAGAATATTTGATGTAGGAGCAGATGAATACAGCGGAGAAACACCTGGCAACCGGCCACCAGTGGCCAGAGCCGGCAACAATATTTCCATTACCCTGCCGGTAAATTCTGTACAGCTGGATGGTTCTGCTTCTTCAGATCCGGACGGTACCATTATCTCCTACGAATGGGAAAAGATAGGTGGCCCTGCTGCTACGATCGTATCACCTGCCAGTGCGAGAACAGCAGTTAGTGGCCTTGTGGTAGGTAGCTATACTTTTGAACTAACAGTTACAGACAATAAAGGCATCACAGCCAAAGATCGTGTAACCGTTACCGTATATCCCGAAGGACATAAATCTCCCGTGGCCAATGCCGGTAGAAGTGTGACCATTACCTTGCCGGTAAGCGCTGTAAAACTGGATGGATCCGCTTCCTACAGTCCTGATGGACAGCTGGTAAAATATTTCTGGCAGCGTATTTTCGGAGATGTGGGTGCACAGATTATTTCTGCTGATAAAGACATTGCGTTTGTAACAGGGTTAGTAAAAGGACTATATGAATTTATGTTGACCGTAACGGATGACAAAGGGGAAAACGCCAGCGCCACCGTAACGCTTACGGTGCTGGATGATAATGATCATGGTTCACGAAGGATCGTGTTATTCCCCAATCCCTCTTCAGATTTTCTGCAGCTGAGGTTAGATGAAGCACTCACAGATAATATCTCTGTACATATTTACAGTATTACCGGTAAGCTGATCCAAACGTATACCTTTAAGCAGGGAACAACGGTACAGGAACAGCTGGATATCCGTAAGCTCGTGCCAGGCATATACATGCTGCAGATCACCAATGGAAAAGATTTTAATGAAACAATCAAATTTGTAAAATCCTGA
- a CDS encoding polysaccharide deacetylase family protein, with the protein MHIAKKIFYQTIRLANLSLLKKSSGNRLLLPYHHLVSDEQVPHVKHLYPYKGVKAFQEDLDYLLRHFRPVGLQEVLKSIQEQQPLPDNAFLLTFDDGLKEVSEVIAPLLLRKGIPAVFFLNTAFLDNRELFYRFKISLIIDALFQQPDSKVLQAEMARILALPSTTDLQQLVHAVKGITYKKRDLTDELGAAMDLSFDTYLHEQQPFMSTAQVQQLVEQGFAIGGHSIDHPYYKELSLEEMLHQTTVSVNVLAERFKLPYKVFAFPHSDAGIPAVFFDRLLKGPQPALDLIFGTNNQRTDIYPEILHRFNCERPEINIAAAVKGILFYNYWQRRKGTAAVHRQQV; encoded by the coding sequence ATGCATATTGCCAAGAAAATTTTCTACCAGACAATTCGGTTGGCCAACTTATCCCTGTTAAAAAAAAGTAGCGGCAACCGGTTATTGTTACCCTATCACCACCTGGTAAGCGATGAACAGGTACCACATGTGAAACACCTGTATCCCTATAAGGGCGTAAAAGCCTTTCAGGAAGACTTGGACTACCTGCTGCGTCACTTTCGTCCTGTTGGCCTGCAGGAGGTGCTGAAAAGCATACAGGAGCAGCAACCCCTTCCTGACAATGCTTTCCTGCTTACTTTTGATGATGGACTGAAAGAAGTATCGGAAGTGATTGCCCCGCTGTTGTTGCGCAAGGGGATACCGGCCGTTTTTTTTCTGAACACGGCATTCCTTGACAACCGGGAACTCTTCTACCGGTTCAAAATCAGTCTGATTATTGACGCATTGTTTCAGCAGCCCGACAGCAAGGTGTTACAAGCTGAAATGGCACGCATCCTGGCCTTACCGTCCACAACAGACCTGCAACAGCTGGTCCATGCGGTGAAGGGGATCACCTACAAAAAGCGGGACCTCACCGATGAACTGGGAGCTGCGATGGACCTTTCTTTCGATACTTACCTGCACGAACAGCAGCCGTTTATGAGTACTGCCCAGGTGCAACAGCTGGTGGAACAAGGTTTCGCTATCGGCGGACATAGTATTGATCATCCTTACTACAAAGAGTTATCACTGGAGGAAATGTTACACCAAACGACAGTATCGGTGAATGTACTGGCGGAGCGGTTTAAGTTGCCCTATAAAGTATTTGCGTTTCCTCATTCAGATGCCGGTATTCCCGCGGTGTTTTTTGACAGGCTGCTTAAAGGCCCTCAGCCTGCGCTGGACCTTATTTTTGGAACTAACAATCAGCGGACGGACATATACCCTGAAATATTACATCGTTTTAATTGCGAGCGTCCGGAAATTAATATAGCCGCTGCGGTGAAAGGTATACTGTTTTACAACTACTGGCAGCGGAGGAAAGGAACGGCTGCAGTACACCGGCAGCAAGTATGA
- the metK gene encoding methionine adenosyltransferase has product MPYLFTSESVSEGHPDKVADQISDALIDHFLAYDPSSKVACETLVTTGQVVLAGEVKSEAYLDVQDIAREVIRKIGYTKSEYMFEANSCGIFSAIHEQSPDINQGVERKAPEEQGAGDQGMMFGYATRETDNYMPLALDLAHKLLLELAALRRENKDITYLRPDAKSQVTIEYSDDNKPVRIDTIVISTQHDDFADDEEMLAKIKADMINILIPRVKAKLKPELQQLFDGFDIQHHINPTGKFVIGGPHGDTGLTGRKIIVDTYGGKGAHGGGAFSGKDPSKVDRSAAYATRHIAKNLVAAGVCDEVLVQVSYAIGVAKPCGVYVNTYGTGKVKMTDGEIAKKVEEIFDLRPYAIEQRLKLRNPIYSDTAAYGHMGREPKVVTKVFNKGKKNEKSVEVELFTWEKLDYVDKVKAAFGL; this is encoded by the coding sequence ATGCCTTATCTTTTTACGTCTGAATCTGTTTCAGAAGGACACCCCGATAAAGTAGCCGATCAGATTTCCGATGCGCTGATCGATCATTTTCTGGCATACGATCCATCATCCAAAGTAGCTTGTGAAACCCTGGTAACTACCGGGCAGGTAGTATTGGCAGGTGAAGTTAAATCAGAAGCTTACCTGGACGTACAGGACATCGCCCGCGAAGTTATCCGCAAAATTGGATATACTAAGAGTGAATATATGTTTGAAGCCAATTCCTGTGGTATCTTTTCTGCTATCCATGAGCAGTCTCCGGATATCAACCAGGGAGTTGAGCGTAAAGCACCTGAAGAGCAAGGCGCCGGCGACCAGGGTATGATGTTTGGTTACGCTACCCGCGAAACTGACAACTATATGCCACTGGCACTGGACCTGGCACACAAACTGTTGCTGGAACTGGCTGCACTGCGCAGAGAGAACAAAGATATTACCTATCTGCGTCCTGATGCAAAATCACAGGTAACCATCGAATATTCCGATGACAACAAACCTGTAAGGATTGATACTATCGTTATCTCCACTCAGCACGACGACTTCGCTGATGATGAGGAAATGCTGGCGAAGATCAAAGCCGATATGATCAATATCCTGATCCCTCGCGTAAAAGCCAAGCTGAAACCAGAACTGCAGCAACTGTTTGATGGATTCGATATCCAGCATCATATCAACCCAACCGGTAAATTTGTGATCGGTGGTCCTCACGGTGATACCGGCCTTACTGGTCGTAAAATCATCGTAGATACCTACGGTGGTAAAGGTGCTCACGGTGGTGGTGCTTTCTCCGGTAAAGATCCTTCCAAAGTAGACCGTTCTGCTGCCTATGCTACCCGTCACATCGCCAAAAACCTGGTAGCTGCCGGTGTTTGCGACGAAGTACTGGTACAGGTATCTTATGCAATCGGTGTTGCCAAACCTTGCGGTGTTTATGTAAATACTTATGGTACTGGCAAAGTAAAAATGACAGATGGTGAGATCGCGAAAAAAGTAGAAGAAATCTTTGATCTGCGTCCTTACGCTATCGAGCAAAGACTGAAACTGCGCAATCCTATCTACAGTGATACTGCTGCCTATGGCCACATGGGCCGCGAACCTAAAGTGGTGACCAAAGTGTTCAACAAAGGAAAGAAAAACGAGAAATCCGTAGAGGTAGAACTGTTTACCTGGGAAAAACTCGACTACGTAGATAAAGTAAAAGCTGCTTTCGGACTTTAA
- a CDS encoding DUF4270 family protein, whose amino-acid sequence MKINFRNLSFVAASFALLYGASGCNESTILGQGLIPPGDFVNAQDTTINGIIANNILRYDSSLINGFNRYTKALGSITTDPVFGKTHAFVFMQVGLPTSAFTFAGTGQTLDSVVLSLDYLGSKGDSSTSQTFRVYRMAEQGFTRDSNYAYNKPLAYNPGELLGTATITPLALRDSVSVYGTKEAPQLRIKLSNSFGNDLLQQKSDGAFANDSSFRAYLKGFALVPDTTSGTNRNMMFFDMNNANTKLTVFYKNSTQDSLRATFAFNGSSSAHSNFIVRNYNGSEAGRFINTGNANGDSILFLQSTPGLFTNLLIPNLENFPNAVINKAELVITQITVGSSDMNNIFAEPTNLSLVQYTGSGDSIKNVIDFAMGAQYFGGDKKTITNFGGVQVSQYTFNIGRFMQMLIKKQESNTGFKLRVVPTTFADVDRLKAGGTKLSQYNIKLRIIYTKP is encoded by the coding sequence GTGAAGATTAATTTCAGGAACCTTAGCTTTGTAGCCGCCTCTTTTGCACTGTTGTATGGCGCCTCCGGTTGCAACGAGTCTACTATCCTCGGACAGGGATTGATCCCTCCGGGCGACTTCGTGAATGCCCAGGACACTACTATCAATGGCATCATTGCCAATAATATTCTCCGGTACGACTCCTCCCTGATCAACGGTTTTAACCGTTATACGAAAGCCCTAGGCTCCATCACTACAGACCCTGTTTTCGGTAAAACACATGCTTTTGTATTCATGCAGGTAGGTCTGCCTACCAGCGCGTTTACCTTCGCGGGTACCGGACAGACGCTCGACTCCGTAGTGCTGTCGCTCGACTATCTGGGCTCCAAGGGAGATTCCTCCACCAGTCAAACCTTCCGCGTATACAGAATGGCGGAGCAGGGATTCACAAGGGATTCCAACTACGCCTATAACAAACCGCTGGCTTACAACCCGGGTGAATTGCTGGGTACTGCCACCATAACACCTTTAGCGCTTCGTGATTCTGTATCTGTTTATGGCACTAAAGAAGCTCCGCAGTTACGTATCAAACTGAGTAACTCGTTTGGTAATGACCTGCTGCAACAGAAGTCTGACGGCGCTTTTGCCAACGACTCTTCTTTCCGTGCCTACCTCAAGGGATTCGCATTGGTGCCCGATACAACTTCCGGTACCAACAGAAATATGATGTTCTTTGATATGAACAACGCCAACACCAAGTTGACCGTGTTTTACAAAAACAGCACCCAGGACTCACTCCGTGCTACTTTTGCATTTAACGGCAGCAGCAGTGCGCATTCCAATTTTATTGTACGCAACTACAACGGATCGGAAGCCGGCAGATTTATCAACACCGGTAACGCAAATGGAGACAGTATCCTGTTTCTGCAAAGCACCCCTGGCCTGTTTACCAACCTGCTGATACCTAACCTGGAGAATTTCCCCAATGCGGTCATCAACAAGGCAGAACTGGTCATCACTCAGATTACCGTTGGTTCATCTGATATGAACAATATCTTTGCTGAACCGACCAACCTGAGCCTGGTACAATATACTGGCAGCGGCGACTCTATCAAAAATGTGATCGACTTTGCCATGGGAGCTCAATATTTTGGTGGTGACAAAAAAACCATCACTAATTTTGGCGGTGTACAGGTGTCTCAGTATACATTTAACATCGGACGCTTCATGCAGATGTTGATCAAGAAACAGGAAAGCAATACCGGTTTTAAATTACGGGTGGTTCCCACTACCTTTGCAGACGTTGACCGTCTTAAAGCAGGGGGTACTAAATTATCACAGTACAATATTAAATTGCGAATCATTTACACAAAACCATAA
- a CDS encoding glycogen/starch synthase — protein MSTKKRILFIAQEMSPYLELSDYAAMVNKMAIKSNEAGLEVRVIMPRFGIINERRHRLHEVVRLSGINIVIDGDDYPLIIKVASLPNARLQVYFLDNEDYFKRKTVFADENEEFFDDNAARSVFFCKGALETVKKFGWPPDIIHCSGWMTSLIPMYLKTAYKKEPVFAHSKIVYSLSPNSFKEKLGASFIKKATISNQIKEKDLELFKEGTNTALNRGAGKYADAVVLAGEKVEKKVVDELKAEKGKIIVPYKKENEDLSDYLALYNQLLGK, from the coding sequence ATGTCCACAAAGAAAAGAATTCTTTTTATTGCCCAAGAGATGTCGCCTTACCTGGAACTGAGTGATTACGCGGCGATGGTCAATAAAATGGCAATTAAGTCCAATGAGGCTGGCCTGGAAGTGAGAGTGATCATGCCAAGATTTGGAATTATTAATGAGAGAAGACACCGCTTGCATGAGGTGGTAAGATTGTCTGGTATCAACATCGTGATTGACGGGGATGACTACCCGCTTATCATTAAGGTGGCCTCTCTGCCGAATGCCCGTTTGCAGGTGTATTTCCTGGATAACGAGGATTATTTTAAGCGGAAGACCGTATTTGCTGATGAAAACGAAGAGTTTTTTGATGACAATGCGGCACGTTCAGTGTTCTTCTGTAAGGGAGCCCTGGAAACCGTTAAAAAATTCGGATGGCCTCCCGACATCATTCATTGCAGTGGCTGGATGACCTCCCTTATTCCTATGTACCTGAAAACCGCTTACAAGAAGGAGCCGGTTTTCGCCCATTCCAAAATCGTATATTCTTTATCCCCCAATAGCTTTAAGGAAAAACTGGGCGCTTCCTTTATCAAGAAGGCGACCATCAGCAACCAGATCAAGGAAAAGGACCTGGAACTCTTTAAAGAAGGCACTAACACCGCCCTGAACAGAGGAGCCGGAAAGTATGCGGACGCTGTAGTGCTGGCTGGCGAGAAGGTGGAGAAAAAAGTTGTAGATGAACTGAAGGCTGAAAAAGGTAAGATCATCGTTCCGTATAAAAAAGAGAATGAGGATCTTTCTGATTACCTGGCACTTTATAATCAATTGCTTGGCAAATAA
- the panC gene encoding pantoate--beta-alanine ligase produces the protein MYLFKRRNDLKKHLDLVRKSNKSIGFVPTMGALHNGHLSLIQAARNENDVVVCSIFVNPTQFNDPKDFEKYPITIEEDIKKLNDASTDILFLPSVEEMYPEGLTGSEHYDFGDLETILEGKFRPGHFQGVGRIVHKLLDIVQPHKLFMGQKDLQQCLIIRKLLQITKSSVELVVCPTLRETSGLAMSSRNQRLSPAARKKAVAIYEALEKLRAEFGKGLFLLEAAHEAFDELKKQGFEPEYVDILILDDGQLRHISEPPGDHTVVAAIAAWLGDIRLIDNMVLQGSLSQKN, from the coding sequence ATGTATCTATTTAAGCGCCGCAATGACCTGAAGAAGCACCTGGACCTGGTAAGAAAAAGCAACAAAAGCATTGGTTTTGTGCCAACTATGGGCGCCCTGCACAATGGGCACCTGTCACTTATTCAGGCTGCCAGAAATGAGAATGATGTCGTCGTTTGCAGCATCTTTGTCAACCCGACACAATTCAATGACCCGAAAGATTTCGAAAAATATCCCATTACTATTGAAGAGGATATAAAAAAATTAAATGATGCATCTACAGATATACTTTTTTTACCATCTGTCGAAGAAATGTATCCGGAAGGATTAACAGGAAGCGAACATTATGACTTCGGTGACCTCGAAACCATTCTCGAAGGCAAATTCCGTCCCGGCCACTTCCAGGGTGTTGGTCGTATCGTACACAAATTACTGGATATTGTTCAGCCTCACAAGCTTTTTATGGGGCAAAAAGATCTGCAACAATGTTTAATTATACGTAAACTACTGCAAATCACTAAATCCAGTGTAGAATTGGTTGTCTGCCCCACGCTCCGCGAAACCTCAGGACTCGCCATGAGCAGCCGCAACCAGCGCCTCTCCCCCGCCGCCAGAAAAAAAGCTGTCGCTATCTACGAGGCACTCGAAAAATTACGCGCTGAATTTGGTAAAGGCCTCTTCCTCCTCGAAGCTGCCCATGAAGCCTTCGACGAACTCAAAAAACAAGGTTTCGAACCAGAATACGTAGACATCCTCATCCTCGATGATGGCCAGCTCCGGCATATATCCGAACCTCCCGGTGATCATACTGTCGTAGCCGCCATCGCAGCCTGGCTCGGAGATATAAGGCTCATCGACAACATGGTCCTCCAGGGTTCCCTCTCACAAAAGAACTAA